Below is a window of Gadus morhua unplaced genomic scaffold, gadMor3.0, whole genome shotgun sequence DNA.
gtttattgttatgaCATTTTATTGGTGGGCATTGCATAAGACTCCCACTTTTGATACCTGTTTGTTTCATGCCTCAACTTGGTATGAACACAGTACTGTCCAGCTGCAGCTTTGTTTTCAGGCCACAAATGTATTCACTTTGAAAAACCACATGACCACACTACATATGAATCTGACGGAGGATCCTGCCTTGGTGGAAATAAACCGAGGTTTGTGTGGGAGGCTGCTCACTGTCAGGGGCCGTTGACGAGCTGTCTGTGCCCATGCTGATGGATGAATGACGATACCGCCTACCGTATGGTTTATCACGAGTTTGTTTCCATCACAAAGCTATGCTTCACACGTAAGCCCACATTATGCATCTCTTCAGCAGGTTAATCAGGAAAATGCCATGCGTAGAAGTGCCTTTTTATAGATTTAAATATAGACGTTAAAGAATTAGTCTAATCGGTACACATactatttaatattttaaaactaaatgtTTGTGGAATGCGTTATGTAGTGTACTACGCTAAATAATTGGCATTATGGCATGACATTACCTAAAAAAACGTATCGAACTTAAGTAAGCCAATAATGCAAATGCCTGCATGCTAAATATGTGATCACACAGGGATCGCCATTACAATCGCCACAAAAAGCGAACTAGAAAAGCTGTAATTTGCCCAAATCTTCGCTATTTTCcacatgttttttcttttccaacAGTCACTAGTTGAACCATTTCCTCCTCCCAACATGCTCTTGTCATTAGTGTGGCTGTGAAGCCCACATCACATCCCCTCTTGATGAATTATTCCATCCTGTATGGCGCTGAAGGCGTCCACAGGGCACACACATGTAGGTGCTTCCTCCAGGCCggggtatctgtgtgtgtgtgtgtgtgtggggtggggggggggacacacctgTTGTACCCCTGGCCCCTGCATGCATGACCCCTGAGTCTCTTAGGTTAACTTCTGCTCACAAACCAAATGCAGaagaacatttttttttatcttgtctCTTTTCTTTTTGAGGACCTGGATCTTAACGGCATTCCAGTGGCATCAACCTGTTGTTTATTTGCATGCAATTAGCATTACTGTGCTGCGAGGGCAATTGCCTTTGCTTAAAAGCAGCTGGCCTGTAGCACAACCCAGAAGGACCCAAGAGCCAAGCACTGGAACCAGGAGAGCATCATTATGCTCCATTGTAATTTTGAAGACCATTAAGTCGTTAATATTTATGTCTGTTTCTGAAAGGGCATATAATTAAATTCTAAAATGTTAAAAATCATCATTCATCATGGAAACCAGGACTCGTGACATGTTCCTGTCATTGGGCCAAGCACATAAAAAAACAGGATCAAAAGTGGCACGGCTCTCGAGGTACGACGTTTTAAAATAATCCAGTCAACAATCGGGTCAAGGTATTGTACATCCTGCTGCCTGTACACATGGTGATCTTTACATTGGGTTCTGAGTTATATGCATGCATTTCTGGCTAAGATCGCTGAGGTATTGGCTTCCAGGAGCCGCAGAGACGGACAAGTTTGCCGGACCTAGTGGCCCTCTCTTTCTACCTCGCTCATCATGCGCCCAGGCGCACATCTGCACCGATATATCAAAGCTTTGCGCGCAGAAAAAACATTCCTGCGAGTAAAGCAGGGGTGATTTGTGagcctctctccttctttttttattaaatttcaTCTGTGATCTAAATGTTCGCTCGGGCTAAAAGCGAGGCCTTTTAAATCCGTCATCCGTCCCTAACGGAGACCTGCACCGCATTAAGAGCAGCGGTGACGTCAcaaccgtctcccccccccccccccccccctcctccaccccccccccccttccccctcgtGCTCAATGCTTTCTTCATATATTATAGGCTGTCCCCGACAGATGGACAATCTTGCAGCCAGAGGTTTTTCCAAAGtgtttaataaatgtaataCAACCTGCATAGTGTTGGAGAGGGCGGCCCTAACCAGAGCCATCTGACTCACCGTGGCCAGAGATTGGATGGCACGGCGGCCATGAAAGGGAAAGGCTTCCTATTGGCTGAACATGGGGCCCAGGCTACCATGTGATGTCAGACAACGCTATGAGGAAAATATaaagactatatatatatgcatacataaatatacaaactgaacatctgtgtgtgcttgcttgtgcttaaatatacatatatcgACTATTATTTACAAGAAATGCTAGGGTTAAATTAATAAATCTCCTCCTTTTATTGAAGTCATTAATTTCCCTTATACATCGCTGCTTGCTGGATACAGTGTATGGACACGTTTGACTCGTTGCCAATACAAAGATCTGTGTAATGACTGCTAACCACAAGCGATAGGCCTAATCAAATATTTTTATGCAGAAGGAATGTGAATACTGATAGGGCAAAAATAAATCTCACAGTGCTGGGAGTAGCTCTACCAGGTGCTGTGCCTTACAACACACTCATGAGGCTGTGTTTATTACCGACATGTGATTCACAATGGTACGTGCCAAATCTGGATCGCCTTGTGGATACCCTGTTTTTTAAAAGCCCAATATTTTACAAAGCCTTAGCATTTCATTTAGAGATGTTCTCTGGATAAGAAGGGTAATCTCCCTTTGATGGATGGCCTCCCATCAACCTAAGGCTTGTGGTATGTACATACTGCAGTGTTTGTAGCGCTGTGATAAAACCAACAGAGGCAGGTGTGTTTGGTTACCATGTACTTGTCAAGTGGGGTGACGTGCAGTTCTCTATTCACTGAAGTGGGCTCTTTATCAGCACCTCCATGTCAGCGCCATCGTGTTTGTATGATTAACCCCTCTCAGGTGAAGTGCCCCTCCGTCCCACTTCTCAGACACCCTGCCTCAAACGCAGCCTcgcgatcacacacacacacacacacacacacacacacacacacacacacacacacacacacacacacacacacacacacacacacacacatggacgcatacacacacaaggacacacacacatacgggcacacacacactcacacacacacacacacacacacacacacacacacacacacacacatacaaacgcacataaccactcaggaacacacacacatggacacatacacacacacacacacacacacacacacacacacacacacacacacacacacacacacacacacacacacacacacacacacatacaaacgcacataaCCACTCACggacccacacatgcacatggacacacacacacacatacacacacacgcacacacacacacacacaaacacacacacacacacacacacacacacacacacacacacacacacacacacacacacacacacacacacacacacacacacacacacacacactttaaagagATATGAAATAATACATACATGTATGAATTATTCTATCATACATGTATGTAGTTCTGCTCCAGATACAATTATAATTAAAGCGGTTTATGGATTCTGTATTACTGTATTGATATATGAATATGTGTTGAATTAGATAGATATAAATTGCTCCCTTTGACAGACTTTTGTTTTATGTCTATTTTCTTTTGTCTATCGTTGGTTATTATTGGTCATATTTTTTTCTGTCAGTCGCTTTGTTCGCGGGTGTGTTTGACAGGCATTCCACGCTGCGAGAGGAAATGACGTCACATCAGGAAGTAAAGCTAGCCCCTGCCCGAGTGGATCCTATGACCAGAATCCGTAAGATTTATAAGATTGTTTTCGGCTAATAAACATCGGGTAATAAAATATTAGTGTACGGCAGCCCATCTTATGCAGAAGGCATGAACGGCTTCTTGTACCGGTGGGAAACGGCATTTAGGTACGTAACTATATAATCAGTGGCCTGTCTGTAAAGGAATTGTAAGTTATTGGCTGCTAGCTGGATTCAGCTAACAATACTTAGAGCCATGAATACAGCAACATAGCTTCCCTCAACAGCACTGTACAATACCAATGGCGTTCTCCTTTTAATGCTCAGACCAGTAGGAATCTGTCTTTCGAACGTGTTTCTTACCTTTGATGTAATGACAATACGTTTCATTGAACATATCTGATTCATTGCATATGCAGTTGTAACTGTTAAGCCTGTCACTGACTGTCACTGCAGTTAATCACCAAACCTAATCTTCATCCACATCGTCATAATCGTGATCGTGATTTCTATTCCCCGTTCTTCTTCGTATTTGCAGGTGACCTGTCAGTGGCTTGGACATAATGTAAAAATGGGGCTGGCTCTGATTTACGACCTGTTTTGGCTTTTTTCCTTTCGATGACGAGTCGTAGTAACGCTATTCTATGCAGCAACATGTCAACCAACCCATAGCCATAACAAATCATGCTTCATGCATCCAACACTAActaaaaaataatttatgatTAATTGAATGTAACTTACCAATTGAAtgccccaccaccactacaaatAAAAACGAGCTAACCATGTCACTGTTGGAGCAGTCTCAGAAGTGGTTCCCAACTCATGTCCAAGCCACTGTTCTGCAAGCCACCGGTTTGCAAGCCAAAGGCAAGAATGGAACCAATGATGCTTACACTATCATCCAGCTGGGAAAGGAAAAGTACTCCACATCAGTGTCAGAGAAAACACTGGAGCCCATCTGGAGGGAAGAAGCCTCCTTTGAGCTGCCGGGGCTGCTGTTGGAGGGGAACCCGGAGGTGTACGAGCTTTGCTTCATAGTGATGCACCGCTCCTTGGTCGGCATGGACAAGTTCCTGGGCCAGAGGTTCATCAACCTCAATGAAATCTTTGACAACAAGCAACGACGGAAAACAGAGTAAGTATCTAATTAACgtctgtgttattttttttttatccaccCCTGAAATAATTTTTTCAAAAGAGCTCTCTTAATATATTGCAGTTGTGGTGCCTAACTATGCAACACTAAGTACTAATATACCCTTTTAGGTTGGGCTTCTACTACACCACATCCAGAAGGATGACTAAGTAAAAGGTCGGACTAACACCATGATAATAGTCATTTTTTCACTGATAGATTAGCTGGACTGAAACTCTTTCAACTAAATAAGTTTTGAATATAATTCATGGTcctggtggaaaaaaaaaagcatagagCAGGTTTAAGTTGTACAGTGATATCCCATTGTGGTACAGAGTATACGCCTGGGATCCTTCCCTTAGGGAATCCATTGTTGctctgtaaaaaataataacccTAGCTTTGCTCCTTCCGGTTGGGACTTTGCCATTTTAATACTGTACACACAAGAAGCTTAGCCATTAAATACCCCACATAGTTTTGAGATTATCTGGACGTGGATTTCAGTGTTTTCCGTCCTGATTTCGGGAGAAGCAGCCAGCTAAATTGAATGTGGTGGAGCTGGACAAACATGTCTGATTAGTTGTTAGTAGTGCTGCTCAGGCTCCGCACAATGCGTTGAAAAACATAAAGGTAGTACATGGTAATCCAGAAGCTCCCATGTGTCATGGGGTGGTGTCACAGCTAAGTACAATATGTGGGTGTTGGCCAACTAAGACCGGCACACCCATGTGCAATTATTGTCCTACGACGGGCCCCGAACAACCGAATCAAGACAAAGAAGAGGTTTGACCAGGTACAGATACCAATCTGGTTCCTCTTCCCCAATCAGTTCCAGGGAATCACAGTGTTTCCTTATTGGCATAGTTACTGTAAAGGTTGAGTTCATCTGCAGGCCTAAACAAGATGTCGCATCAGGCTCGCTGTCGTGGATATTTCCCCGTTGTGAACCCTTTGACCTCGTCCCGACCCGAATGCTCCTTGGCTATCAGGGCCATACTGTAGATACTGTACCATATCGGTGTGCCACCTCGCCAGTGGTTCACAGCGTTGTTTTGAACCGCCGTATCGAGGAGGAACGTCCGTCCTGATACCCGAGAAGGCCTCCCCCCCCTTAATTATcgagcacctgtgtgtgtgtgtgtgtgtgtgtgtgtgtgtgtgtgtgtgtgtgtgtgtgtgtgtgtgtgtgtgtgtgtgtgtgtgtgtgtgtgtgtgtgtgtgtgtgttgaatgtgtggCGGTTCCCACCAGCGTTGTggttggggagggggcgggaggtTACGTCTGGCCTTGACGCGCACGTGACGCGCACGTGAAGCGCCGGCCCCTGCCCGCAGCGCACCACtccagcggcggcggcagacTGGGCTCGCTCCACTGGGAACGGGGGGCTACTGGGAGCCCCTTCGCTGAGTCCCTCGAAGTGGACCCCTTTCTTGACGTAgtcttgtgtttttcttttgtgtttttttttcatggttgCGTTAATATGAAAACTGACATGGCAGGTGTGTGTATAATCCACGGGAACTTCACGCTTTCTTTAGCCCGTATGAACTGCAGGGCCGTCCTGTAACGGGTTGTTGCCACAGCTCGCCGCAGCACTGACTGAAGGCCAGATTTGTGCAAATGTCAAATTTTTCCGTCATGGTTAAGTCATAAATCCCATTACTTTTGGTCGAGAAAGCAAAGAGGGTTAAACAAATAGATACCAAAAGCAGCATGAAATGGCGCACCATCATTATTCAATGCTAGGCTATTTCTTAACATTTAGGTTGCAGGAAATAATGTTTATCCTTTGAATAATAAATGTTTCCCTCctgaaattcaaataaaattcgAGCCAGTAAAGGAAATCTATAAAGCTGTAGTATTTGTGTTACTGTTGAATGACATTCAGATCACAGCTGTTAAATAAACAGGCTTACTGGTTATCCACAAAGAGCTGAAGAgcataataaaacacacacaaaaatacattttgttagcTAGGGTGGGTCAAATGATCAAAATAATGTGTATATCTTTTTACATAAACAAATGTCATTTACCGATTCTGTAATGAATGGAATCAGGCCTGTACGATCTTATCTCAATGGCAGAACGTGCTTTGACAATTTGAGTGACCCTCCGTCCACTTGGCTTCCTCTAGTGTTTCAGATACCTGCTTCAGTGACTCATTGAATCATTTGAGTTATAGACGCTGGCAAGATGAACTGTGTTGACTATTGCTTGTTTGTTGACGAGTGAACCCGACGAAGCAACAGCCAAACGCGTCGTTTCCATCAATCTATCAGCCTACCAGTGTGTGGTGATTTAAAGTTTGTTTGGCTTCATACTGTGTTGACTGTTGCTTTGCTTGCCGTGACTGCTTTCACCTTTCTATAAATATCAAGCGCTCGGTCTCTGACGTTCCGGTCTACACcggtctctgccccccccccagctggtaCGCCCTGGAGTCCAAGCcggggaagaagaggaaggagcgcGGGCGCATCCAGGTCAGCATCCAGTTCATGAGGAACAACATGACCGCCAGCATGTTCGACCTGTCCTCCATGAAGGACAAGCCCCGCTCGCCCTTCTCCAAGCTCAAGGGCAAGATGAAGGGCCGCAAGCACGACCTCCCCTCGGACACGTCCTCGGCCGTGCTGCCGCGCTCCGCCCTGTGTGACCCGGAGCAGCCGCCGCCGGGGCCCCCgcgcggccccggggccccagcccccccgcccgAGACCAAGGCCAAGAGGAAGCTGCTGGCCGGCTCCCACAAGCTGTCCGCCGCTCACTCCATGTCGGACCTCATCGGGAGCCACGTCCGGCCCAAGCTGGACTCCATGAACTCCATCGACGAGAGcggtgaggagagggaagacGGGAGCCCGTCTGGGCCGCTCGGTGGATGGGTTCTCTCACGTTTTGATGCGCTATTCCGTGACTAGGGATCGACTCATATGGATTCTTTAGGGCCGATACAGATTCTTTTCCGTCAGCCTTAACCGATGACCGATACGCCGATACAGATATTCCTgagccgatatttggagccgatactgcttttgctcgctcaatttacatcataaaaaaTTACAACATGATGATAACAAATTTTAAAAGgctcatttaaaaaaaggaacatttgttTAACTGTCTCTAAATGCTggaaaaaatagtaaaaaaataaataatgataatctGCCACAAAAATCggccgatacacgtaaaaaacgcaaaTACCGGCCGATATGTCGGTCGATCCCTATCCGTGACACACGCACCATCACAAATTAGTAAAAATAATTAGTTGGTTGCATGGTATGATTTCACAGTGCGATGAGGATATGAACCATCAGACATCTTACTGCCCCGATGCTCAGCGTGTTTATCGAGATCCGTATCTTTAATGTCGTCTTACTTTGATGAACCAAACATGTTGGGTCATGCTTGTATAGTGCCGGTTATAAAGAGACACAGCCGATGCGTGTTGAGCAGTAGGAGCATGGAGGGAATCAAACTCATAAGATTTGAGCAAAGGCACAAACATAAGCAAACGCACAAACCGTGGACAAATATCTTCAATACATCCAAAGGCCCCTCTCTGACCGGCGTTCCTGCGTTGTTGGCGTTCCCAGGTGGGCCCCACCGACGTTCCCAGAGCGACGTGCCCGACTACGCGGGCGTGGAGGGCGGCGACGACCCCTTCGGGGACCTCAGCGACGGCCTGCCGCAGAAGTACGCCACGCTGCCCCGCAACCACAACCCCAACCCCTTCCAGGGTGGGGGCGCGGCGGCCTGGGAGCCGGGCGCCGAGcggcagaagaaggagaaggtcAGCCTGCTGGAGCGAGTGACGGGCAAGAAGGACGCGCGCAAGGCGGCCAACGGCGCCCGCACCGGCAGCACCAGCGACCTGCGCGTGGCCAACCCCTTCAGCGCCGACGTGCAGTTCACCAACCCCTTCAAATCCAGGTACCGGACCCGTACCGCTGACCTAACCCATGGGGTGGAGACGCCCAACCCCGGgtgtctgaccctaaccctgatttaaaccaggCAGTAATGACTCAAcaccacctgaccctaaccctgatttaaaccaggCAGTAATGACTCAACACCACCTGACCCgaaccctgatttaaaccaggcagtaacaactcatcaccagctgaccctaaccctgatttaaaccaggCAGTAACAACTCATCACCATCTGACCCgaaccctgatttaaaccaggCAGTAACAACTCATCACCACCTGAGcctaaccctgatttaaaccaggcagtaacaactcatcaccacctgaccctaaccctgatttaaaccaggCAGTAACAACTCATAACCATCTGACCCgaaccctgatttaaaccaggcagtaacaactcatcaccatctgaccctaaccctgatttaaaccaggcagtaacaactcatcaccacctgaccctaaccctgatttaaaccaggcagtaacaactcatcaccatctgaccctaaccctgatttaaaccaggcagtaacaactcatcaccacctgaccctaaccctgatttaaaccaggCAGTAAGGACTCATcaccacctgaccctaaccctgatttaaaccaggCAGTAAGGACTCATcaccacctgaccctaaccctgatttaaaccaggCAGTAATGACTCATcaccacctgaccctaaccctgatttaaaccaTGTTGTAACGACTCAACCCaatctgaccctaaccctgatttaaaccaggCAGTAAGGACTCATcaccacctgaccctaaccctgatttaaaccaCGTTGTAACGACTCAACCCaatctgaccctaaccctgatttaaaccaggcagtaacaactcatcaccatctgaccctaacccagatTTAAACCAGGCAGTAACACCTCAACAGCAGatgtctgaccctaaccctgatttaaaccaTGCTGTAGTATACATTGGCCCAATGAGAAGGACACTTGGTTCAAAAAAATAAGGACACTTGAAAAATGAACCGTGGGCAAACGGCAAAAACAGAAAATGTAGTTTTCCTAACAGACTTTGTGACTCATGGCCTCGTCCAGCCTCTGTTTCATCACAGGAGGTCCTTTTTTTCTGCCTCCTTAAACAACTTGTTTCAAGAGAATTCTTTCAGCACTATTTCATGTATTTCCTTGCACCTATCGCATGCATTCCCTCTCCTGCACACAGAGGCCAGGTATTGGCACGGTGTGGGGGAGCTCTGTGTTTAAGACCTGGTTAATCAGACTGGAAGGTGTCATTAGTGACTCTTTAGAGAGCCCGGGCTTGATAACCGAGCCCTCTGAGCTACAGTAATGAGATCTTTCAGAGCGATAGACCAACCAATTAACCACTAATCTCGCCGTAGACAGCAGCCCATCAACCATACCGCTGCCTCGGTGATAGCAGATGAATAAAAGCAACAGTGGTTTGGACCATAACTTTTGTATCTCCCCGCACACAAAATAATTGAAGACCTCATGATTGATATTGATCCCGACCGTCCCATTTTCTTTCAAGCTAATGTATTCGATTTTTCATTGAAggctgttttttattttttattgcagTGATTCAAAGCCAACAGCAAAAGGGGACCTCAAGTTTGGCCAGAAAACCAGAGATGTCAAGAAAAATGTAAGAGGCTATCCcagtcactcactcatacaATGCTGGTAAATTGTTGCTTAAGGGAGGTCAAAACAACCCTACTCTCATTGGGAAAGCAGGGTGTTTACCGTCATTGAAAATGGAGACATAACAATGacatttaaaattaaaatgtttgtgatatttagatttattttaaatttataCACAGAGTTGTTGTGGCTCAATGTAATGTGTAATCCAGAAACGGTTATTGTTAACATCACAGGGAAAGCTATAGGCCCCTTAACATAAGTGTGGCGCAGCCACGTGGTTTGTGTGTACTTTTAATTGAGAACTTTCAGTCTCGTCTGACATGCAGCTGGTGAGGA
It encodes the following:
- the LOC115538580 gene encoding rab11 family-interacting protein 2; amino-acid sequence: MSLLEQSQKWFPTHVQATVLQATGLQAKGKNGTNDAYTIIQLGKEKYSTSVSEKTLEPIWREEASFELPGLLLEGNPEVYELCFIVMHRSLVGMDKFLGQRFINLNEIFDNKQRRKTDWYALESKPGKKRKERGRIQVSIQFMRNNMTASMFDLSSMKDKPRSPFSKLKGKMKGRKHDLPSDTSSAVLPRSALCDPEQPPPGPPRGPGAPAPPPETKAKRKLLAGSHKLSAAHSMSDLIGSHVRPKLDSMNSIDESGGPHRRSQSDVPDYAGVEGGDDPFGDLSDGLPQKYATLPRNHNPNPFQGGGAAAWEPGAERQKKEKVSLLERVTGKKDARKAANGARTGSTSDLRVANPFSADVQFTNPFKSSDSKPTAKGDLKFGQKTRDVKKNVAPRETAAAYSNLSFDEVVRELIKQKEVVRKKDSHIRELEDYIDNLLVRVMEETPSILRTPYEPKRKAGKISKK